In the Streptomyces sp. NBC_00193 genome, AGTGTTTCAGTGGTTCAGCGCTTCAGCCGGCTTACTTGACGGCCTTCAGCGCGTCGACCACGCCGTAGCCGTAGTAGCCCGTCCGGCCCCAGCTGCTCTCGCAGGTGGTGGCGTCGATCAGGGTGCCTGCGGAGTTGTAGATCTGCGAGGGGCAGTCGGCCTTGGTGGCCTGGCCCTTGAGCAGCGCCTGGAGCATCGCGGGCGTGGCGTACGGGTGGGCGCTCTTGAGGAGCGCCGCGACACCGGCGACGTGCGGGGCGGCCATCGAGGTGCCCTGCTTGTAGCCGTAGCCGCCGCCCGGGATCGTCGACAGCACGCGGCCGTTGGCGTCCGGGGTGGCCGGGACCTGCCACTTGTCGCCACCGGGGGCGGCGACGTCGACGACTCCGAGGCCGTAGCTGGAGTAGTACGAGCGCAGACCCTTGTCACCGGTCGCCGACACCGTGACCACGCCCGGGAGCTGGGTGGGCAGGTCGAAGCAGACGCTCGGGTCGATGGTGCGCGGCACCGGGGTGGTGTCGTTCGGGCTGGTGTCGTCGGCGATCGAGTCGCCGGCCAGGTCGTGGTTGGAGTTGCCCGCCGAGGCCACGTGCAGCGTGCCCTTGCGCTCCGAGTACTTGGTGGCCCTGCCGATGGCCTCCACCAGCGCCTTCTGGTCCTCGTCCGCCTTGCAGTTGTAGAGCCAGGGGTCGACGTAGTAGCTGTTGTTGGTCACCTCGATCCCCTTCTCGGCGGCGAACATGAAGCCGCAGACGACCGCCTCGGTGTAGAAGAGGCTGGTGCCGGGCTCGCTCACCTTGATGCCGGCGACCTTGACGCCCGGCGCGACCCCGCTGATGCCGAGGCCGTTGCGCGGGGCCGCGATGGTGCCGGCCACGTGCGTGCCGTGGTCGCTGCCGTCCGCGTACGGACGCCAGGCGCCCTCGCTGGTGTCCGCGACGCCGCCGACACAGTTGGCCGACTGCTCCTTGGAGAAGTTCGGCGCGATGTCGGGGTGAGTGTCGTCGACACCCGTGTCGATGACGCCCACAGTGACGTTCTGGCTGCCATCGTTGATCTTGTGAGCCTGATCGGCCTTGATCGTCCGCAGGTCCCACTGGTTGGACTCCAGCGGCTCCTGACCCTCCTGGGCCGCCGCTGCGGCCTTGGCGGCGTCCGCCGCGCTCAGCTGCTGCGTCGCGCCCTCGTCGGTGGTCTGCACCGCCGAGAGGGGGGCCGTACGGGTGGCGCCGACCGAGTCGAACAGACCGCGGTTGGCGCGCAGCTGCTTGGCGAAGTCGGGGTTCTGGGAGTGTGCGACGACCACGCCTATCTGCTCATAGGCCGTCACCACCGTTCCACCGGCCCGCTCGATGGCCTTCTTCGCCGCCGTCACCGTGGCAAAGGTCCTCAAGTTCGCCACGTACGACAGCTTCGGGCCGGTCGTCCCGGCCGTAGAGGTCGCAGCCGCGTCCGCCGTCGTGCTCAGCGGTGCGGCTGAAGCCGAGACCGAGGGCAGGAAGGCGAGCGAGGCGGTGAGCGCCAGGCCGACCGGTACGGCGAGAGCACGCCGGCGGCCGGATCCCAGATGAGCCATGGGTTCTCCAGATCATCTTTGAAAAAGCCGTCCGGGCGCGGTCGCGACGGACGGGTTCATGACAGGCGAACTTAGCGTTTCTGTGCCCGTCTGCGCCATTAGTTCGAGGAATCAGTTCCCAAAGAAACAAACAGGTGTTGAACCACCCCGACGCGCCGGACGTGCCGTTGACAGGGGGATCGGCACCACCGTCCCCCCACGGAGGTTGTTTTGTCCGTCATCCCCACCGCCCCCGCGTCACAAGGAGAGTCCCCCGTGACCACCGAAGCAGCGCCGCCTCCGGGCAGTCCGGGAGCGCCGCCGGCGACCCCCGCGGCCGAGGAGTTCGTACGCGTCCAGCAGAGCGCGGAGTTCGCGGAACTGCGCCGCGCCCACCGCTCTTTCGCCTTCCCGCTCACCGTGGCGTTCATCGCCTGGTACCTGCTCTACGTGCTGCTCTCCAACTACGCGGGCGGCTTCATGGGGACGAAGCTCTTCGGCAACATCAACGTCGCGCTCGTCCTGGGCCTCGGCCAGTTCGCGACGACCTTCC is a window encoding:
- a CDS encoding S8 family serine peptidase, encoding MAHLGSGRRRALAVPVGLALTASLAFLPSVSASAAPLSTTADAAATSTAGTTGPKLSYVANLRTFATVTAAKKAIERAGGTVVTAYEQIGVVVAHSQNPDFAKQLRANRGLFDSVGATRTAPLSAVQTTDEGATQQLSAADAAKAAAAAQEGQEPLESNQWDLRTIKADQAHKINDGSQNVTVGVIDTGVDDTHPDIAPNFSKEQSANCVGGVADTSEGAWRPYADGSDHGTHVAGTIAAPRNGLGISGVAPGVKVAGIKVSEPGTSLFYTEAVVCGFMFAAEKGIEVTNNSYYVDPWLYNCKADEDQKALVEAIGRATKYSERKGTLHVASAGNSNHDLAGDSIADDTSPNDTTPVPRTIDPSVCFDLPTQLPGVVTVSATGDKGLRSYYSSYGLGVVDVAAPGGDKWQVPATPDANGRVLSTIPGGGYGYKQGTSMAAPHVAGVAALLKSAHPYATPAMLQALLKGQATKADCPSQIYNSAGTLIDATTCESSWGRTGYYGYGVVDALKAVK
- a CDS encoding DUF485 domain-containing protein, coding for MTTEAAPPPGSPGAPPATPAAEEFVRVQQSAEFAELRRAHRSFAFPLTVAFIAWYLLYVLLSNYAGGFMGTKLFGNINVALVLGLGQFATTFLIAWLYSRHAAAQLDPKASAIKARMEAGE